The following coding sequences are from one Salmo trutta chromosome 36, fSalTru1.1, whole genome shotgun sequence window:
- the LOC115175913 gene encoding bromodomain-containing protein 2 isoform X5 has product MAMEQGPPGPGKRIRKPSLLFEGFEGPPLLPHGQAPPSGSPRPLVHDMNRQGRATNQLQFLQRAMMKSLWRHHFAWPFHEPVDASKLSLPDYHKIIKQPMDMGTIKRRLENNYYRSASECMQDFNTMFTNCYIYNKPTDDIVLMAQSLEKAFLQKVAQMPQEEIELPPPPPRGKPGKPGKGRRAAVPGGVTTAHQVPAVSQSAYSPPTPDTPESLLSTPPQTLQAKSLPPTLHSTPAMLGLPPTQPTAKKKGVKRKADTTTPTTMTMAMPITMGVGGIGMGMVGGPDSPLTLTSLGVGQGLGLGIGMGIGMGRGRGMAGAKAAAGRRGVSGRPIKPPKKDLPDWVQIQPVRRGKLGQQLRYCNGILKELLSKKHAAYAWPFYKPVDASMLGLHDYHDIIKQPMDLSTIKRKMDSREYRDAQQFAGDVRIMYSNCYKYNPPDHDVVTMARKLQDVFEFCFAKMPDEPAAPPASMGGRSSSSSSSSSSSSESDPSSESDSDSSPSSDSEEERAHRLAELQEQVCTQLKAVHEQLAALSQGPIVKPKRKKEKKDKKKKKKPEKHRGSRVPVEEDIPIRPPKTPKVTKTSKTPKTPKTKSSKGGSTQGKRGTGKKSNKSKSSKKSQAVMLSMHQMSAAAMLPHYDSEEEDEVSPMSYDEKRQLSLDINKLPGEKLGRVVHIIQAREPSLRDTDPEEIEIDFETLKPSTLRELERYVMTCLRKKPRKPYGKKGGAGKSREELALEKQLELEQRLLDVSGQLNSGKKPQKTKAEKPSAVEPHAVASRLSASSSSSDSSSSSSSSSSDTSDSD; this is encoded by the exons ATGGCGATGGAGCAGGGCCCTCCGGGCCCCGGCAAGCGCATCCGGAAACCGTCACTGCTGTTTGAGGGATTCGAGGGCCCGCCGTTGCTCCCCCACGGGCAAGCTCCCCCCTCTGGGTCACCACGGCCCCTAGTGCACGACATGAACCGGCAGGGCCGCGCCACCAACCAGCTGCAGTTCCTCCAGAGAGCCATGATGAAGTCCCTGTGGAGGCACCACTTCGCATGGCCCTTCCATGAGCCTGTGGACGCCTCCAAACTCAGCCTGCCT GACTATCACAAGATTATCAAACAGCCCATGGACATGGGGACCATCAAGAGGCGCCTGGAGAACAACTACTACCGCAGCGCCAGCGAGTGCATGCAGGACTTCAACACCATGTTCACCAACTGCTACATCTacaacaag CCAACAGATGATATTGTTCTGATGGCCCAGTCCCTGGAGAAGGCTTTCCTTCAGAAGGTTGCCCAGATGCCCCAGGAGGAGATAGAActgccccctcctcccccacggGGCAAACCGGGCAAGCCAGGCAAAGGACGCAGAGCCGCAG TACCAGGAGGAGTGACCACTGCTCACCAGGTCCCGGCAGTGTCCCAGTCCGCGTACTCTCCCCCCACGCCGGACACCCCGGAGTCGCTGCTCTCCACCCCCCCACAGACGCTCCAGGCCAAGAGCTTACCTCCCACCCTCCACAGTACTCCTGCTATGCTAGGCTTACCCCCCACACAGCCCACAGCCAAG AAAAAGGGAGTGAAGCGGAAAGCagacaccaccacccccaccaccatgaCCATGGCCATGCCCATCACCATGGGCGTTGGCGGGATTGGCATGGGCATGGTCGGCGGACCCGACTCCCCGTTGACACTCACCTCGCTGGGGGTAGGCCAGGGCCTGGGCCTCGGCATTGGGATGGGTATTGGTATGGGCCGCGGCAGAGGCATGGCGGGCGCCAAAGCAGCTGCAGGGAGGCGGGGAGTCAGCGGCCGCCCTATCAAGCCCCCGAAGAAAGACCTGCCGGACTGGGTGCAGATTCAGCCGGTGCGACGCGGCAAACTGGGCCAGCAGCTCCGGTACTGCAACGGGATTCTCAAAGAGCTGCTGTCCAAGAAACACGCAGCGTACGCCTGGCCCTTCTACAAACCAGTGGACGCCTCCATGCTGGGCCTACACGACTACCACGACATCATCAAGCAGCCCATGGACCTCAGCACCATAAAG AGGAAAATGGACAGTCGAGAGTACCGGGATGCCCAGCAGTTTGCCGGTGACGTCAGGATAATGTATTCTAACTGCTATAAGTACAACCCTCCAGACCATGACGTGGTAACCATGGCACGCAAACTACAG gacGTCTTTGAGTTCTGCTTTGCCAAGATGCCCGACGAGCCTGCGGCCCCTCCCGCTTCCATGGGTGGACGCTCCTCATCTTCTTCATCTTCCTCCTCGTCCTCGTCTGAGAGCGACCCCAGCAGCGAGAGTGACAGCGACAGCAGCCCCAGCTCGGACAGCGAGGAGGAGCGAGCACACCGCCTGGCCGAGCTGCAGGAACAGGTGTGTACACAG CTGAAAGCAGTTCATGAGCAACTGGCCGCACTCTCCCAGGGCCCCATCGTCAAGCctaagaggaagaaagagaagaaggacaagaagaagaagaagaagcccgAGAAGCATCGGGGAAGCCGGGTGCCAGTCGAAGAGGATATACCCATCCGGCCGCCAAAAACGCCCAAGGTCACCAAGACGTCGAAGACGCCGAAGACACCTAAGACCAAGAGCAGCAAAGGGGGCTCCACACAGGGCAAGAGGGGCACTGGCAAGAAGAGCAACAAGAGCAA gtcctccaagaAGTCGCAGGCGGTGATGCTCAGCATGCACCAGATGAGCGCCGCAGCCATGCTCCCCCACTACGActcggaggaggaggacgaggtgtCGCCCATGAGCTACGACGAGAAGCGCCAGCTCAGCCTGGACATCAACAAGCTGCCCGGGGAGAAGCTGGGCCGCGTGGTTCATATCATCCAGGCGCGCGAGCCTTCGCTGCGCGACACCGACCCAGAGGAGATCGAGATAGACTTTGAGACTCTCAAGCCGTCCACGCTGCGCGAGCTGGAACGCTACGTTATGACCTGCCTCCGCAAGAAGCCTCGCAAACCCTATG GGAAGAAAGGTGGAGCAGGGAAGTCCCGGGAGGAGCTGGCTCTGGAGAAGCAGTTGGAATTGGAGCAGAGGTTGCTGGATGTCAGCGGGCAGCTCAACTCTGGCAAGAAGCCTCAGAAAACCAAAG CAGAGAAACCCAGTGCTGTGGAGCCCCATGCCGTGGCGTCTCGCCTCAGTGCCAGCAGCTCCAGCTCCgactcttcttcctcttcctcatcgTCCTCCTCTGACACCAGTGACTCAGACTGA
- the LOC115175913 gene encoding bromodomain-containing protein 2 isoform X2, whose product METAINPPHDSSLGGVDVGLQGVMAMEQGPPGPGKRIRKPSLLFEGFEGPPLLPHGQAPPSGSPRPLVHDMNRQGRATNQLQFLQRAMMKSLWRHHFAWPFHEPVDASKLSLPDYHKIIKQPMDMGTIKRRLENNYYRSASECMQDFNTMFTNCYIYNKPTDDIVLMAQSLEKAFLQKVAQMPQEEIELPPPPPRGKPGKPGKGRRAAVPGGVTTAHQVPAVSQSAYSPPTPDTPESLLSTPPQTLQAKSLPPTLHSTPAMLGLPPTQPTAKKKGVKRKADTTTPTTMTMAMPITMGVGGIGMGMVGGPDSPLTLTSLGVGQGLGLGIGMGIGMGRGRGMAGAKAAAGRRGVSGRPIKPPKKDLPDWVQIQPVRRGKLGQQLRYCNGILKELLSKKHAAYAWPFYKPVDASMLGLHDYHDIIKQPMDLSTIKRKMDSREYRDAQQFAGDVRIMYSNCYKYNPPDHDVVTMARKLQDVFEFCFAKMPDEPAAPPASMGGRSSSSSSSSSSSSESDPSSESDSDSSPSSDSEEERAHRLAELQEQVCTQLKAVHEQLAALSQGPIVKPKRKKEKKDKKKKKKPEKHRGSRVPVEEDIPIRPPKTPKVTKTSKTPKTPKTKSSKGGSTQGKRGTGKKSNKSKSSKKSQAVMLSMHQMSAAAMLPHYDSEEEDEVSPMSYDEKRQLSLDINKLPGEKLGRVVHIIQAREPSLRDTDPEEIEIDFETLKPSTLRELERYVMTCLRKKPRKPYGKKGGAGKSREELALEKQLELEQRLLDVSGQLNSGKKPQKTKEKPSAVEPHAVASRLSASSSSSDSSSSSSSSSSDTSDSD is encoded by the exons CTCCCTGGGCGGGGTCGACGTAGGCCTGCAGGGCGTCATGGCGATGGAGCAGGGCCCTCCGGGCCCCGGCAAGCGCATCCGGAAACCGTCACTGCTGTTTGAGGGATTCGAGGGCCCGCCGTTGCTCCCCCACGGGCAAGCTCCCCCCTCTGGGTCACCACGGCCCCTAGTGCACGACATGAACCGGCAGGGCCGCGCCACCAACCAGCTGCAGTTCCTCCAGAGAGCCATGATGAAGTCCCTGTGGAGGCACCACTTCGCATGGCCCTTCCATGAGCCTGTGGACGCCTCCAAACTCAGCCTGCCT GACTATCACAAGATTATCAAACAGCCCATGGACATGGGGACCATCAAGAGGCGCCTGGAGAACAACTACTACCGCAGCGCCAGCGAGTGCATGCAGGACTTCAACACCATGTTCACCAACTGCTACATCTacaacaag CCAACAGATGATATTGTTCTGATGGCCCAGTCCCTGGAGAAGGCTTTCCTTCAGAAGGTTGCCCAGATGCCCCAGGAGGAGATAGAActgccccctcctcccccacggGGCAAACCGGGCAAGCCAGGCAAAGGACGCAGAGCCGCAG TACCAGGAGGAGTGACCACTGCTCACCAGGTCCCGGCAGTGTCCCAGTCCGCGTACTCTCCCCCCACGCCGGACACCCCGGAGTCGCTGCTCTCCACCCCCCCACAGACGCTCCAGGCCAAGAGCTTACCTCCCACCCTCCACAGTACTCCTGCTATGCTAGGCTTACCCCCCACACAGCCCACAGCCAAG AAAAAGGGAGTGAAGCGGAAAGCagacaccaccacccccaccaccatgaCCATGGCCATGCCCATCACCATGGGCGTTGGCGGGATTGGCATGGGCATGGTCGGCGGACCCGACTCCCCGTTGACACTCACCTCGCTGGGGGTAGGCCAGGGCCTGGGCCTCGGCATTGGGATGGGTATTGGTATGGGCCGCGGCAGAGGCATGGCGGGCGCCAAAGCAGCTGCAGGGAGGCGGGGAGTCAGCGGCCGCCCTATCAAGCCCCCGAAGAAAGACCTGCCGGACTGGGTGCAGATTCAGCCGGTGCGACGCGGCAAACTGGGCCAGCAGCTCCGGTACTGCAACGGGATTCTCAAAGAGCTGCTGTCCAAGAAACACGCAGCGTACGCCTGGCCCTTCTACAAACCAGTGGACGCCTCCATGCTGGGCCTACACGACTACCACGACATCATCAAGCAGCCCATGGACCTCAGCACCATAAAG AGGAAAATGGACAGTCGAGAGTACCGGGATGCCCAGCAGTTTGCCGGTGACGTCAGGATAATGTATTCTAACTGCTATAAGTACAACCCTCCAGACCATGACGTGGTAACCATGGCACGCAAACTACAG gacGTCTTTGAGTTCTGCTTTGCCAAGATGCCCGACGAGCCTGCGGCCCCTCCCGCTTCCATGGGTGGACGCTCCTCATCTTCTTCATCTTCCTCCTCGTCCTCGTCTGAGAGCGACCCCAGCAGCGAGAGTGACAGCGACAGCAGCCCCAGCTCGGACAGCGAGGAGGAGCGAGCACACCGCCTGGCCGAGCTGCAGGAACAGGTGTGTACACAG CTGAAAGCAGTTCATGAGCAACTGGCCGCACTCTCCCAGGGCCCCATCGTCAAGCctaagaggaagaaagagaagaaggacaagaagaagaagaagaagcccgAGAAGCATCGGGGAAGCCGGGTGCCAGTCGAAGAGGATATACCCATCCGGCCGCCAAAAACGCCCAAGGTCACCAAGACGTCGAAGACGCCGAAGACACCTAAGACCAAGAGCAGCAAAGGGGGCTCCACACAGGGCAAGAGGGGCACTGGCAAGAAGAGCAACAAGAGCAA gtcctccaagaAGTCGCAGGCGGTGATGCTCAGCATGCACCAGATGAGCGCCGCAGCCATGCTCCCCCACTACGActcggaggaggaggacgaggtgtCGCCCATGAGCTACGACGAGAAGCGCCAGCTCAGCCTGGACATCAACAAGCTGCCCGGGGAGAAGCTGGGCCGCGTGGTTCATATCATCCAGGCGCGCGAGCCTTCGCTGCGCGACACCGACCCAGAGGAGATCGAGATAGACTTTGAGACTCTCAAGCCGTCCACGCTGCGCGAGCTGGAACGCTACGTTATGACCTGCCTCCGCAAGAAGCCTCGCAAACCCTATG GGAAGAAAGGTGGAGCAGGGAAGTCCCGGGAGGAGCTGGCTCTGGAGAAGCAGTTGGAATTGGAGCAGAGGTTGCTGGATGTCAGCGGGCAGCTCAACTCTGGCAAGAAGCCTCAGAAAACCAAAG AGAAACCCAGTGCTGTGGAGCCCCATGCCGTGGCGTCTCGCCTCAGTGCCAGCAGCTCCAGCTCCgactcttcttcctcttcctcatcgTCCTCCTCTGACACCAGTGACTCAGACTGA
- the LOC115175913 gene encoding bromodomain-containing protein 2 isoform X1: METAINPPHDSSLGGVDVGLQGVMAMEQGPPGPGKRIRKPSLLFEGFEGPPLLPHGQAPPSGSPRPLVHDMNRQGRATNQLQFLQRAMMKSLWRHHFAWPFHEPVDASKLSLPDYHKIIKQPMDMGTIKRRLENNYYRSASECMQDFNTMFTNCYIYNKPTDDIVLMAQSLEKAFLQKVAQMPQEEIELPPPPPRGKPGKPGKGRRAAVPGGVTTAHQVPAVSQSAYSPPTPDTPESLLSTPPQTLQAKSLPPTLHSTPAMLGLPPTQPTAKKKGVKRKADTTTPTTMTMAMPITMGVGGIGMGMVGGPDSPLTLTSLGVGQGLGLGIGMGIGMGRGRGMAGAKAAAGRRGVSGRPIKPPKKDLPDWVQIQPVRRGKLGQQLRYCNGILKELLSKKHAAYAWPFYKPVDASMLGLHDYHDIIKQPMDLSTIKRKMDSREYRDAQQFAGDVRIMYSNCYKYNPPDHDVVTMARKLQDVFEFCFAKMPDEPAAPPASMGGRSSSSSSSSSSSSESDPSSESDSDSSPSSDSEEERAHRLAELQEQVCTQLKAVHEQLAALSQGPIVKPKRKKEKKDKKKKKKPEKHRGSRVPVEEDIPIRPPKTPKVTKTSKTPKTPKTKSSKGGSTQGKRGTGKKSNKSKSSKKSQAVMLSMHQMSAAAMLPHYDSEEEDEVSPMSYDEKRQLSLDINKLPGEKLGRVVHIIQAREPSLRDTDPEEIEIDFETLKPSTLRELERYVMTCLRKKPRKPYGKKGGAGKSREELALEKQLELEQRLLDVSGQLNSGKKPQKTKAEKPSAVEPHAVASRLSASSSSSDSSSSSSSSSSDTSDSD; this comes from the exons CTCCCTGGGCGGGGTCGACGTAGGCCTGCAGGGCGTCATGGCGATGGAGCAGGGCCCTCCGGGCCCCGGCAAGCGCATCCGGAAACCGTCACTGCTGTTTGAGGGATTCGAGGGCCCGCCGTTGCTCCCCCACGGGCAAGCTCCCCCCTCTGGGTCACCACGGCCCCTAGTGCACGACATGAACCGGCAGGGCCGCGCCACCAACCAGCTGCAGTTCCTCCAGAGAGCCATGATGAAGTCCCTGTGGAGGCACCACTTCGCATGGCCCTTCCATGAGCCTGTGGACGCCTCCAAACTCAGCCTGCCT GACTATCACAAGATTATCAAACAGCCCATGGACATGGGGACCATCAAGAGGCGCCTGGAGAACAACTACTACCGCAGCGCCAGCGAGTGCATGCAGGACTTCAACACCATGTTCACCAACTGCTACATCTacaacaag CCAACAGATGATATTGTTCTGATGGCCCAGTCCCTGGAGAAGGCTTTCCTTCAGAAGGTTGCCCAGATGCCCCAGGAGGAGATAGAActgccccctcctcccccacggGGCAAACCGGGCAAGCCAGGCAAAGGACGCAGAGCCGCAG TACCAGGAGGAGTGACCACTGCTCACCAGGTCCCGGCAGTGTCCCAGTCCGCGTACTCTCCCCCCACGCCGGACACCCCGGAGTCGCTGCTCTCCACCCCCCCACAGACGCTCCAGGCCAAGAGCTTACCTCCCACCCTCCACAGTACTCCTGCTATGCTAGGCTTACCCCCCACACAGCCCACAGCCAAG AAAAAGGGAGTGAAGCGGAAAGCagacaccaccacccccaccaccatgaCCATGGCCATGCCCATCACCATGGGCGTTGGCGGGATTGGCATGGGCATGGTCGGCGGACCCGACTCCCCGTTGACACTCACCTCGCTGGGGGTAGGCCAGGGCCTGGGCCTCGGCATTGGGATGGGTATTGGTATGGGCCGCGGCAGAGGCATGGCGGGCGCCAAAGCAGCTGCAGGGAGGCGGGGAGTCAGCGGCCGCCCTATCAAGCCCCCGAAGAAAGACCTGCCGGACTGGGTGCAGATTCAGCCGGTGCGACGCGGCAAACTGGGCCAGCAGCTCCGGTACTGCAACGGGATTCTCAAAGAGCTGCTGTCCAAGAAACACGCAGCGTACGCCTGGCCCTTCTACAAACCAGTGGACGCCTCCATGCTGGGCCTACACGACTACCACGACATCATCAAGCAGCCCATGGACCTCAGCACCATAAAG AGGAAAATGGACAGTCGAGAGTACCGGGATGCCCAGCAGTTTGCCGGTGACGTCAGGATAATGTATTCTAACTGCTATAAGTACAACCCTCCAGACCATGACGTGGTAACCATGGCACGCAAACTACAG gacGTCTTTGAGTTCTGCTTTGCCAAGATGCCCGACGAGCCTGCGGCCCCTCCCGCTTCCATGGGTGGACGCTCCTCATCTTCTTCATCTTCCTCCTCGTCCTCGTCTGAGAGCGACCCCAGCAGCGAGAGTGACAGCGACAGCAGCCCCAGCTCGGACAGCGAGGAGGAGCGAGCACACCGCCTGGCCGAGCTGCAGGAACAGGTGTGTACACAG CTGAAAGCAGTTCATGAGCAACTGGCCGCACTCTCCCAGGGCCCCATCGTCAAGCctaagaggaagaaagagaagaaggacaagaagaagaagaagaagcccgAGAAGCATCGGGGAAGCCGGGTGCCAGTCGAAGAGGATATACCCATCCGGCCGCCAAAAACGCCCAAGGTCACCAAGACGTCGAAGACGCCGAAGACACCTAAGACCAAGAGCAGCAAAGGGGGCTCCACACAGGGCAAGAGGGGCACTGGCAAGAAGAGCAACAAGAGCAA gtcctccaagaAGTCGCAGGCGGTGATGCTCAGCATGCACCAGATGAGCGCCGCAGCCATGCTCCCCCACTACGActcggaggaggaggacgaggtgtCGCCCATGAGCTACGACGAGAAGCGCCAGCTCAGCCTGGACATCAACAAGCTGCCCGGGGAGAAGCTGGGCCGCGTGGTTCATATCATCCAGGCGCGCGAGCCTTCGCTGCGCGACACCGACCCAGAGGAGATCGAGATAGACTTTGAGACTCTCAAGCCGTCCACGCTGCGCGAGCTGGAACGCTACGTTATGACCTGCCTCCGCAAGAAGCCTCGCAAACCCTATG GGAAGAAAGGTGGAGCAGGGAAGTCCCGGGAGGAGCTGGCTCTGGAGAAGCAGTTGGAATTGGAGCAGAGGTTGCTGGATGTCAGCGGGCAGCTCAACTCTGGCAAGAAGCCTCAGAAAACCAAAG CAGAGAAACCCAGTGCTGTGGAGCCCCATGCCGTGGCGTCTCGCCTCAGTGCCAGCAGCTCCAGCTCCgactcttcttcctcttcctcatcgTCCTCCTCTGACACCAGTGACTCAGACTGA
- the LOC115175913 gene encoding bromodomain-containing protein 2 isoform X3 has protein sequence METAINPPHDSSLGGVDVGLQGVMAMEQGPPGPGKRIRKPSLLFEGFEGPPLLPHGQAPPSGSPRPLVHDMNRQGRATNQLQFLQRAMMKSLWRHHFAWPFHEPVDASKLSLPDYHKIIKQPMDMGTIKRRLENNYYRSASECMQDFNTMFTNCYIYNKPTDDIVLMAQSLEKAFLQKVAQMPQEEIELPPPPPRGKPGKPGKGRRAAVPGGVTTAHQVPAVSQSAYSPPTPDTPESLLSTPPQTLQAKSLPPTLHSTPAMLGLPPTQPTAKKKGVKRKADTTTPTTMTMAMPITMGVGGIGMGMVGGPDSPLTLTSLGVGQGLGLGIGMGIGMGRGRGMAGAKAAAGRRGVSGRPIKPPKKDLPDWVQIQPVRRGKLGQQLRYCNGILKELLSKKHAAYAWPFYKPVDASMLGLHDYHDIIKQPMDLSTIKRKMDSREYRDAQQFAGDVRIMYSNCYKYNPPDHDVVTMARKLQDVFEFCFAKMPDEPAAPPASMGGRSSSSSSSSSSSSESDPSSESDSDSSPSSDSEEERAHRLAELQEQLKAVHEQLAALSQGPIVKPKRKKEKKDKKKKKKPEKHRGSRVPVEEDIPIRPPKTPKVTKTSKTPKTPKTKSSKGGSTQGKRGTGKKSNKSKSSKKSQAVMLSMHQMSAAAMLPHYDSEEEDEVSPMSYDEKRQLSLDINKLPGEKLGRVVHIIQAREPSLRDTDPEEIEIDFETLKPSTLRELERYVMTCLRKKPRKPYGKKGGAGKSREELALEKQLELEQRLLDVSGQLNSGKKPQKTKAEKPSAVEPHAVASRLSASSSSSDSSSSSSSSSSDTSDSD, from the exons CTCCCTGGGCGGGGTCGACGTAGGCCTGCAGGGCGTCATGGCGATGGAGCAGGGCCCTCCGGGCCCCGGCAAGCGCATCCGGAAACCGTCACTGCTGTTTGAGGGATTCGAGGGCCCGCCGTTGCTCCCCCACGGGCAAGCTCCCCCCTCTGGGTCACCACGGCCCCTAGTGCACGACATGAACCGGCAGGGCCGCGCCACCAACCAGCTGCAGTTCCTCCAGAGAGCCATGATGAAGTCCCTGTGGAGGCACCACTTCGCATGGCCCTTCCATGAGCCTGTGGACGCCTCCAAACTCAGCCTGCCT GACTATCACAAGATTATCAAACAGCCCATGGACATGGGGACCATCAAGAGGCGCCTGGAGAACAACTACTACCGCAGCGCCAGCGAGTGCATGCAGGACTTCAACACCATGTTCACCAACTGCTACATCTacaacaag CCAACAGATGATATTGTTCTGATGGCCCAGTCCCTGGAGAAGGCTTTCCTTCAGAAGGTTGCCCAGATGCCCCAGGAGGAGATAGAActgccccctcctcccccacggGGCAAACCGGGCAAGCCAGGCAAAGGACGCAGAGCCGCAG TACCAGGAGGAGTGACCACTGCTCACCAGGTCCCGGCAGTGTCCCAGTCCGCGTACTCTCCCCCCACGCCGGACACCCCGGAGTCGCTGCTCTCCACCCCCCCACAGACGCTCCAGGCCAAGAGCTTACCTCCCACCCTCCACAGTACTCCTGCTATGCTAGGCTTACCCCCCACACAGCCCACAGCCAAG AAAAAGGGAGTGAAGCGGAAAGCagacaccaccacccccaccaccatgaCCATGGCCATGCCCATCACCATGGGCGTTGGCGGGATTGGCATGGGCATGGTCGGCGGACCCGACTCCCCGTTGACACTCACCTCGCTGGGGGTAGGCCAGGGCCTGGGCCTCGGCATTGGGATGGGTATTGGTATGGGCCGCGGCAGAGGCATGGCGGGCGCCAAAGCAGCTGCAGGGAGGCGGGGAGTCAGCGGCCGCCCTATCAAGCCCCCGAAGAAAGACCTGCCGGACTGGGTGCAGATTCAGCCGGTGCGACGCGGCAAACTGGGCCAGCAGCTCCGGTACTGCAACGGGATTCTCAAAGAGCTGCTGTCCAAGAAACACGCAGCGTACGCCTGGCCCTTCTACAAACCAGTGGACGCCTCCATGCTGGGCCTACACGACTACCACGACATCATCAAGCAGCCCATGGACCTCAGCACCATAAAG AGGAAAATGGACAGTCGAGAGTACCGGGATGCCCAGCAGTTTGCCGGTGACGTCAGGATAATGTATTCTAACTGCTATAAGTACAACCCTCCAGACCATGACGTGGTAACCATGGCACGCAAACTACAG gacGTCTTTGAGTTCTGCTTTGCCAAGATGCCCGACGAGCCTGCGGCCCCTCCCGCTTCCATGGGTGGACGCTCCTCATCTTCTTCATCTTCCTCCTCGTCCTCGTCTGAGAGCGACCCCAGCAGCGAGAGTGACAGCGACAGCAGCCCCAGCTCGGACAGCGAGGAGGAGCGAGCACACCGCCTGGCCGAGCTGCAGGAACAG CTGAAAGCAGTTCATGAGCAACTGGCCGCACTCTCCCAGGGCCCCATCGTCAAGCctaagaggaagaaagagaagaaggacaagaagaagaagaagaagcccgAGAAGCATCGGGGAAGCCGGGTGCCAGTCGAAGAGGATATACCCATCCGGCCGCCAAAAACGCCCAAGGTCACCAAGACGTCGAAGACGCCGAAGACACCTAAGACCAAGAGCAGCAAAGGGGGCTCCACACAGGGCAAGAGGGGCACTGGCAAGAAGAGCAACAAGAGCAA gtcctccaagaAGTCGCAGGCGGTGATGCTCAGCATGCACCAGATGAGCGCCGCAGCCATGCTCCCCCACTACGActcggaggaggaggacgaggtgtCGCCCATGAGCTACGACGAGAAGCGCCAGCTCAGCCTGGACATCAACAAGCTGCCCGGGGAGAAGCTGGGCCGCGTGGTTCATATCATCCAGGCGCGCGAGCCTTCGCTGCGCGACACCGACCCAGAGGAGATCGAGATAGACTTTGAGACTCTCAAGCCGTCCACGCTGCGCGAGCTGGAACGCTACGTTATGACCTGCCTCCGCAAGAAGCCTCGCAAACCCTATG GGAAGAAAGGTGGAGCAGGGAAGTCCCGGGAGGAGCTGGCTCTGGAGAAGCAGTTGGAATTGGAGCAGAGGTTGCTGGATGTCAGCGGGCAGCTCAACTCTGGCAAGAAGCCTCAGAAAACCAAAG CAGAGAAACCCAGTGCTGTGGAGCCCCATGCCGTGGCGTCTCGCCTCAGTGCCAGCAGCTCCAGCTCCgactcttcttcctcttcctcatcgTCCTCCTCTGACACCAGTGACTCAGACTGA